The following are from one region of the Sardina pilchardus chromosome 4, fSarPil1.1, whole genome shotgun sequence genome:
- the gpr34b gene encoding probable G-protein coupled receptor 34b: MDTANSTAYPAPFTSNNSSYYALTSAGVMYRSQTVTATAPGAAPCVVDGGAMRIPLAVFYSLFFLFGLVGNLLALWVFLRVHTKQNSVRVFLINVALADLLLVICLPFRVAYHANGNRWVLGSLMCRVIGHAFYMNMYISITLLGLISVDRYLKIHRSAGRKRFMRGRWSYAACVVLWSVSLVCAVILIGITTHKDEGKCFHYRKMSSKGVACFKYFLVVLFWLVYASLVVSYLKIGKMLQRASRDKPDLPNAQKYGRTARKSFFVLFLFTVCFVPYHVVRIFYIASQLSDTPCAWQDAADKANEAALLLSAFNSCLDPVMYFLLCSSIRRTTLEIFRKLIREPNVVVSSVSSSELGRSQRPSLANINSINNAQSERMLVHTPVKGK, from the coding sequence ATGGATACCGCAAACTCTACAGCCTACCCCGCTCCCTTCACGAGCAACAACAGCTCCTACTACGCATTGACCAGCGCCGGCGTGATGTACCGCAGCCAGACCGTGACCGCGACCGCTCCCGGTGCCGCGCCGTGCGTCGTGGACGGCGGCGCCATGCGGATCCCGCTGGCCGTCTTCTACTCCCTCTTCTTCCTGTTCGGCCTGGTGGGGAACCTGCTGGCGCTGTGGGTGTTCCTGCGCGTGCACACCAAGCAGAACTCGGTGCGCGTCTTCCTCATCAACGTGGCGCTGGCCGACCTGCTGCTGGTCATCTGCCTGCCCTTCCGCGTCGCCTACCACGCCAACGGCAACCGCTGGGTGCTGGGCTCGCTGATGTGCCGCGTGATCGGCCACGCCTTCTACATGAACATGTACATCAGCATCACGCTGCTGGGCCTGATCAGCGTCGACCGCTACCTGAAGATCCACCGCTCCGCCGGCCGCAAGCGCTTCATGCGGGGCCGCTGGAGCTACGCGGCCTGCGTCGTCCTCTGGTCCGTCTCGCTCGTCTGCGCCGTCATCCTGATCGGCATCACCACGCACAAGGACGAGGGCAAGTGCTTCCACTACCGCAAGATGTCCTCCAAGGGCGTGGCGTGCTTCAAGTACTTCCTGGTGGTGCTCTTCTGGCTGGTGTACGCCTCGCTGGTCGTCTCGTACCTCAAGATCGGCAAGATGCTGCAGCGGGCGTCCCGGGACAAGCCGGACCTGCCCAACGCGCAGAAGTACGGCCGGACGGCGCGCAAGTCCTTCTTCGTCCTCTTCCTGTTCACCGTCTGCTTCGTGCCGTACCACGTCGTGCGCATCTTCTACATCGCCTCGCAGCTGAGCGACACGCCCTGCGCCTGGCAGGACGCGGCCGACAAGGCCAACGAGGCGGCGCTCCTGCTCTCCGCCTTCAACAGCTGCCTGGACCCCGTCATGTACTTCCTGCTCTGCAGCTCCATCCGCCGCACCACGCTGGAGATCTTCCGGAAGCTCATCCGCGAGCCCAACGTGGTGGTCAGCAGCGTGTCCAGCAGCGAGCTCGGCAGGAGCCAGCGACCGTCGCTGGCCAACATCAACAGCATCAACAACGCCCAGAGCGAGAGGATGCTTGTTCACACGCCGGTCAAGGGGAAATGA